The Mauremys reevesii isolate NIE-2019 linkage group 7, ASM1616193v1, whole genome shotgun sequence genome includes the window tcatgcgtcttcgagttgaagacccttctttttccaggctaaaagtctctgttaactctattgttggcgtttctgtagcaagctgatttttacagggtggagttgctagccccacgcccaaccctcctcctttaccctgacttgggacaggcagatggccccgaaggacctctctggtggagttacccTGGAACAACAGACATGCAAATGAGGCCTGGCTCATTTGGGCTCTTCTCCTGCATCACCACTAGACGGCAGCAGAGAGCTCCCGCCCATAGCCCTTCTGCGctagggcgctggcatttggggggcggcatttcgggtccttcagcGGCGACCgcagtggccggatcttcggccgccctggtcgtcgtcggcatttaggcggagggagttggggcaggggggcacggggGGGCAGCTTGCAGCAAGtagggggggcagcacgcaggggaactccccgccccagctcacccctgccccgcctcctcccctgcgcACGCCGTCActtcttcacttctcccgcctcccaggcttgcggcgccaaacagaaGGACAGACTTGAGCCCCGTGCcccgggcagggggctgtgggcacttcggcagtggcgGATCGGGATACTCCTAACCTGCTGCTTGGTTCTCTGGCCCCATGGGGAGGGACTTGCTGCGCTGCTGGCTCTGGGGATGGAGGGTGGCACCAGGGGCAGAGCACGCCAGGCTGCACAGCCCACGTCACTCACGGGCTGGTGTGAAACCAGGACCGTGCTCCAGGAAGCTCAGTGTGCTCTGCTCTGACCCGGGGAGCCTGACTCCCGACCCGTGTGCTGGGCACcggctcctccagctccagcacccacatccggggagccctgccccagggacccccacccccagccctctccacaCCCGTCAGCATCTGCACAAAACCACAAGGGGAGACTGGGCCAGTGCGCGGCAGCACAACCCACAGGCAGctccgcagccccgcccctctgccccactgccccacccagctccgcagccccgcccctctgccccactgccccacccagctccgcagccccgcccctctgccccactgccccacccagctccgcagccccgcccctctgccccactgccccacccagctccgcagccccgcctctgccccacgcAGCCTCACCCAGctccgcagccccgcccctctgccccactgccccacccagctccgcagccccgcccctctgccccactgccccacccagctccaaagccccgcctctgccccactgccccacccagctccaaagccccgcccctcagccccacagccccacccagcaccaaatccccgccctctgccccactgccccacccagctccacagccccgcctctgccccactgccccacccagctccacagccccgcctctgccccactgccccacccagctccacagccccgcctctgccccactgccccacccagcccgcagccccgcctctgccccactgccccacccagctccatagccccgcctctgccccactgccccacccagctccgcagccccgcctctgccccactgccccacccagctccgcagccccgcctctgccccactgccccacccagctccgcagccccgcccctctgccccactgccccacccagctccgcagccccgcctctgccccactgccccacccagctccacagccccgcctctgccccactgccccacccagctccacagccccgcccctctgccccactgccccacccagctccacagccccgcctctgccccactgccccacccagctccatagccctgcccctctgccccactgccccacccagctccacagccccgcccctctgccccactgccccacccagctccatagccctgcccctctgccccacccagcccacacccagctccacagccccgcccctctgccccactgccccacccagctccgcagccccgcccctctgccccactgccccacctAGCTccatagccctgcccctctgccccacgCAGCCCTCACCCAGCTCCATagccccgcccctctgccccactgccccacccagctccgcagccccgcccctctgccccactgcctcACCCAGCTCCATAGCCCCGCCCAtctgccccactgccccacccagctccacagccccgcccctctgccccactgccccacccagctccacagcccgcccctctgccccactgccccacccagctccatagccccgcctctgccccactgccccacccagctccacagccccgtccctctgccccactgccccacccagccccgcccagccctTCACCTCTGACCCTggcagccccacccctctgccccatgcaGCCCTCCAGCTCCATAGCCTTGTCCATTCAACCCATGCagcccaccccctgctctcctgGGATCTCAGCCCCACTCAGTGACTCGTCTGGGTCCCTCTGGCTTCAGCGAATGCAGCCTGGCCCCGCACCCGGCCTGTCTCCTAGCCTGGCACTTTGACCACGTCACCCAGCTCTGTGCTGGCCCCTCGTGTAGCCCATCAGCACCCGTCAGCCGGTCTGCACCCACGGCCTCCCCCCGCTCACCCCACGCCAGCCTCCATGGCCCACGCGTGGCATTGTCAACACGcctcttcttccttcctcccagcccccccccccccacgaagcCCCTGCCTTGGCCTCCTTCCCATCCCCCTAGAACTCCCCTGGCCGAACGCGCTGTGCTGCCAGCCCCCACTCGCTGGCCCTTGGACGCCCCCCTGCGGCCGGGCCTCAGACCTCGATTGCCAGCCCCCCGCGGCAGGGCCAGCTCCCTGttctgtctgtgcagcgcctagcacacCGGCTCCATGGGCCCCTGGGCCGGCGCCTGcaccctctggggtgggggattgCGGGTGTATGGGGgtgaaggggaaaggagtgggggtgTATGGGGGTGAGGAGTAGGGAAGTGGGGGGACATGGGGGGATTGCGGTGTATGGGGgtgaaggggaaaggagtggggtgtATGGGGGTGAGGAGTAGGAAGTGGGGCATGGAGGATTGGGGTGTATGGGGGTGAAGGGAAAGGAGCAGTGGGGTGTATGGGGGTGAGGAGTAGGGAAGTggggggcatgggggtggggattgGGGGCTGAGGAGTGGGGAGGTGTACGGGGTGGGAGATGCAGGGGGTTCCAGGGCACAGGGCCCTGCCATTGGGGGTCCCCTACGGCTGTGTTCAGGGGCCCGGGGGCCCGCGCTGAGCCCACCCGCAGGAGATGGGTAGGGCTGGccagggggccaggagcagagctccaGGGAATCCCAGTGCCAACGCAGGGCTGGAGGGCGGctccctgccccggggctggggctgagctgcGGGGGCTGGTTGCTGGCCCTGGCTCCCACCTCGCCTGGCCTGCCCAGCACAGGTTGGCAGCTGCGGAGCTGTGGAGGGAGGTGCTACGGGCTGgagcgggcagggcagggcgcagAGACCATCACTGGCTCCAGTTCCGCTCCCTGCCTGGTgctggacagacacacagacccagGGCTGCTCGGCGGCGAGCCCTGGGGCAGCGAGTGCCCGTGGGACGCCATGCCGTGCCAGGGGGGCaccctgggggcgctgggcaccGTGCTGCTGGCCCTGGCAGCGCTGCTGGCCGTGGGGCAGGACTATGACTCCCCCAGCTGGCGGCCGGAGCAGCCCCCGAGTGGGCGCGGCTATGGCAAGGCGCCGCAGTGCGTGGACATCCCGCCCGACCTGCCGCTCTGCCACGACGTGGGCTACCGGCGCATGCAGCTGCCCAACCTGCTGGAGCACGACTCCCTGGCCGAGGTGAAGCAGCAGGCGGGCGCCTGGGTGCCCCTGCTCGCCAAGCGGTGCCACGGCGACACCCAGCTCTTCCTGTGCTCGCTCTTCGCGCCCGTCTGCCTGGAGCAGCCCGTCTACCCCTGCCGCTCGCTCTGCCAGGTGGTGCGGGCCTCCTGCGCCCCCCTCATGGAGGCCTTCGGCTTCCCCTGGCCTGACATGCTGCACTGCGCCCGCTTCCCCCCCGACCACCAGCTCTGCATCGCCGTGCAGTTCGGGAGCAGCCAGGCCACCCCGCCGCCAGGTAACGGGGGGGAGCAGGTCACCCCGCCGCCAGGTAACGGGGCGGACAAGTCACCCCGCCGCCAGGTAACGGGGCGGACAAGTCACCCCGCCGCCATGTAACGGGGCAGACAAGTCACCCCGCCGCCAGGTAACGGGGCGGACAAGTCACCCCGCCGCCATGTAACGGGGCAGACAAGTCACCCCGCCGCCAGGTaacgggggggtggggacaggccaCCCCGCCGCCaggtaacgggggggggggacaggccaCCCCGCCGCCAGGTAACGGGGGGGAGCAGGCCACCCCGCCGCCAGGTAACGGGGGGGAGCAGGTCACCCCGCCGCCATGTAACGGGGGGGACAAGTCACCCCGCAACCAGGTAACGGGGAGCAGGTCACCCGCCGCCATGTAACGGGGCAGACAAGTCACCCCGCCGCCAGGTaacgggggggtggggacaggccaCCCCGCCGCCAGGTAACGGGGGGGAGCAGGTCACCCCGCCGCCATGTAACGGGGCGGACAAGTCACCCCGCCGCCAGGTAACGGGGGGGAGCAGGTCACCCCGCCGCCACGTAACGGGGCAGACAAGTCACCCCGCCGCCAGGTAACGGGGGGGACAGGCCACCCTGCTGCCAGGTAACCGGGGGGGGACAGGCCACCCTGCCGCCAGGTAACAGGGGAGGAGCAGGTCACCCGGCCGCCAGGTAACCGGGGGGACAGGTCACTCCGCCGCCACGTAACGGGGGGGACAAGTCACCCCGCCGCCAGGTAATGGGGGGGGAGCAGGTCACCCTGCCACCAGGTAACGGGGGGGACAGGCCACCCTGCCGCCAGGTAACCGGGGGTACAGGTCACTCCGCCGCCACGTAACGGGGGGGACACGGCCCCCCGCCGCCAGGTAACGGGGGGGGAGCAGGTCACACCGCTGCCAGGTTACGGGGGAGGAGCAGGTCACCCCACCGCCAGGTAACCGGGGGGACAGGTCACCCGCCACCAGGTAACGGGGGGAGCAGGTCACCCCACCGCCaggtaacgggggggggggggacaggtcACCCCGCCGCCAGGTAACGGGGGGGACAGGCCACCCTGCTGCCAGGTAACCGGGGGGGGACAGGCCACCCCGCCGCCAGGTAACAGGGGAGGAGCAGGTCACCCCACCGCCAGGTAACCGGGGGGACAGGTCACTCCGCCGCCACGTAACGGGGGGGACAAGTCTCCCCGCCGCCAGGTAATGGGGGGGAGCAGGTCACCCTGCCACCAGGTAACGGGGGGGACAGGCCACCCTGCCGCCAGGTAACCGGGGGTACAGGTCACTCCGCCGCCACGTAACGGGGGGGACAAGTCACCCCGCTGCCAGGTAACGGGGGGGACAGACCACACCGCTGTCAGGTAACGTGGGGGGGAGCAGGTCACACCGCTGCCAGGTTACGGGGGAGGAGCAGGTCACCCCACCGCCAGGTAACCAGGGGGACAGGTCACCCCGCCACCAGGTAACGGGGGGAGCAGGTCACCCCGCCGCCAGGTAATGGGGGGGACAGGTCACCCCACCGCCAGATAATGGGGGGGACAGGTCACCCCTGTCACGGAGtatgggggagtccggccctgcacccctcttcctggactcacagtgactctcagccagccagtaaaacagaaggtttattgaacaacaggaacacaggacacagcccagcttgtgttcagagccaggacccctcaatctggcctttccgggggttcagggtgcttggatcccagcctaggatcccctgagaacccaccacccagttcccaaccgaagactgactcaaccctccccctctgcccctttcctttgtctagctcctgggcagaggtgccacctcccctcccccaggcctagctcatgttgCAGGCTGAATACCTGcctctcacctaaaatcctccctgctctcccctcccccacacagacagcccctgctccaccacaaCCCCACTGCCAATTAACAGGGGGGGAGCAGGTCACCCCACCGCCAGGTAACCGGGGGACAGGTCACCCCGCCACCAGGTAACGGGGGTGAGCAGGTCACCCTGCCACCAGGTAACCGGGGGGGGAGCAGGTCACCCCACCGCCAGGTAACCAGGGGGACAGGTCACCCCGCCGCCAGGTAACGGGGGGGGGAGCAGGTCACCCCACCGCCAGGTAACCAGGGGGGGACAGGTCACCCCGCCGCCAGGTAACCGGGGGGACAGGTCACCCCGCCGCCAGGTAATGGGGGGGAGCAGGTCACCCTGTCACCAGGTAACCGGGGGGGGAGCAGGTCCCCCCGCCGCCAGGTGATGGGGGGGACAGGTCACCCCGCCGCCAGATAACCAGGGGGACAGGTCACCCCGCCGCCAGGTAACAGGGGGGGAGCAGGTCACCCTGTCGCCAGGTAACCAGGGGGGGACAGGTCACCCTGCTGCCAGGTAACCGGGGGGACAGGTCACCCCGCCGCCAAGTAATGGGGGGGAGCAGGTCACCCTGTCACCAGGTAACCGGGGGGGGAGCAGGTCACCCCGCCGCCAGGTGATGGGGGGGACAGGTCACCCCGCCACCAGGTAACGGGGGAGGAGCAGGTCACCCCACTGCCAGATAACGGGGGGGACAGGTCACCCCGCCACCAGGTAACGGGGGGGACAGGTCACCCCACCGCCAGATAATGGGGGGGACAGGTCACCCCACTGCCAAATAACGGGGAGGAGCAGGTCACCCCACTGCCAGGTAATGGGGGGGACAGGTCACCCCACCGCCAGGTAACGGGGGGGAGCAGGTCACCCCGCCGCCAGGTAATGGGGGGGAGCAGGTCACCCCGCCGCCAGGTAACCGGGGAGGAGCAGGTCACCCCACCGCCAGATAACGGGGAGGAGCAGGTTACCCCACTGCCAGGTAATGGGGGGGACAGGTCACTCTGCCGCCATGTAATGGGGGGGGAGCAGGTCACACCGCTGCCAGGTAACAGGGGGGACAGACCACACTGCTGCCAGGTAACGGGGGGGGACAGGTCACCCCACCGCCAGATAATGGGGGGGACAGGTCACCCCACCGCCAGGGAACACGGGTGGGGGGCCTGTGCCAGGCAGCCTCtcacctgccccactccccacagcctcCAGGATCTGCCCGCAGTGCGAGACGGAGCAGAAAGCAGAGGGCATGATGGAGCAGATGTGTGCTAGTGACTTCGGTGAGTGCAGTGGGGAGAAGGGTGGTTCCTGGAGCGTCCCTCCCTATGATCGGCCTGGGCTGGCCTTGTCCCGGGGGAGGCTGGGCAGTGGCcgggggagcaggctgggggggctgggcagtgggttgggggagcgggctgggggctgggcagtggccgggagcaggctgggggctgggcaatGGGTTGGGGAGCGGGCCGGGGTGGGCAGTGGGtcaggggaggctgggggctgggcagtgggtcgGGGAGCGGGCCGGgaggagcggggccgggggctgggcagtgggccGGGAGGAGCAGGCcccggggctgggcagtgggtcgGGGGAGCAGGCcccggggctgggcagtgggtcggggaggccctgggggctgggcagtgggtcgGGGAGcgcgctgggggctgggcagtgggtcgGGGagcgggctggggagggagggctgggcagtgggtccgggagcggggccgggggctgggcagtgggtcgggggagggcgggggctgggcagtgggtcaGGGGAGCGGGCTGGGCAGTGGGTCaggggagcgggctggggcctgggcagtgggttggggagcgggctgggggctgggcagtgggtcgGGGagcgggctggggagggagggctgggcagtgggttgggggagtgggccgggggctgggcagtgggtcaggggagtgggctgggggagagggctgggcattGGGTCAGGGAGCGGgcccggggtggggctgggcagtgggtcgGGGGAGCGGGCCgagggggggagccgggggggctgggcagtgggtcaggggagtgggccccggggaggcagggcagtgggtcGGGGGAGcgggccccgggggggggcagggccgtgggTCGGGGGAgcgggcccgggggggggggcagggcagtgggtcgGGGGAGCGggccccgggggcagggcagtgggtcgGGGGAGCGGCCccgggaggcagggcagtgggtcGGGGGAGCGGGCCCCGGGGGAGGCAGGCAGTGGGTCGGGGAGCgggccccggggcagggcagtgggtcgGGGGAGCgggccccggggcagggcagtgggtcgGGGGAGCAGGCcccgggggctgggcagtgggtcgGGGAGCGGGCCGAGGGGGAgccggggctgggcagtgggtcaGGAGTGGGCCGGGAGGAgcggccccgggggggggcagggcagtgggtcgGGGGAGCGggccccgggggcagggcagtgggtcgGGGAGCgggcccgggggcagggcagtgggtcgGGGAGCGGCCCGGGGCGCCCAAGCAGTCCGGGCAGCTCCTGCCGCCGCGCTCCCCCCGCAGTGCTGAAGACGCGGCTCCGGGAGCTGCAGGCGGAGGGTGGCGAGCGCCGCCTGGCGGCCGCCCCGAAGAGGAAGCTGCTGAAGCGGGGTCCCCTGCAGCGCCCCGACACCCGGCGCCTGGTGCTGCACATGCGGAACGCGGCCgcctgcccctgcccgcagctggCCGACCTGCGCCGCCCCTTCCTGGTGCTGGGCCGCAAGGCGGGCgggcggctgctgctgggggctctgtacCGCTGGGAGCGCGGCAACCGGGAGATGCGCTTCGCCCTCAAGTTCATGTTCTCCTACCCCTGCCCCCCGCGCTATGCCCCGCTCCCCGGGGCCGAGCAGCCCTAGGGCCCCCCGCCTGGCACCCCCATAACCCCCCGCTAGGCACCCCTgggactcctcccccccccgcctgccgggcCCCCCGGGCCCCCACCTG containing:
- the SFRP5 gene encoding secreted frizzled-related protein 5; protein product: MQLPNLLEHDSLAEVKQQAGAWVPLLAKRCHGDTQLFLCSLFAPVCLEQPVYPCRSLCQVVRASCAPLMEAFGFPWPDMLHCARFPPDHQLCIAVQFGSSQATPPPASRICPQCETEQKAEGMMEQMCASDFVLKTRLRELQAEGGERRLAAAPKRKLLKRGPLQRPDTRRLVLHMRNAAACPCPQLADLRRPFLVLGRKAGGRLLLGALYRWERGNREMRFALKFMFSYPCPPRYAPLPGAEQP